In Gemmatimonadetes bacterium T265, one DNA window encodes the following:
- a CDS encoding kinase inhibitor: MTVAAASTLLAAAAAAQAAPARTAPAAAHYDVRSPAMPRAGFVLTSADAPANGRLTEREVANTFGCSGQNVSPALSWTGAPAGTKSFAVTVYDPDAPTGSGFWHWLVYNLPATTTSLPAGAGSQGGTLPAGAVQATTDYGAPGYGGPCPPKGDGPHRYIFTVHALKVDRLDLPATGTAAVVGFNLHANALATASFTARYAR; the protein is encoded by the coding sequence ATGACCGTCGCCGCCGCCTCGACGCTACTCGCGGCCGCCGCCGCCGCCCAGGCGGCACCCGCCCGCACGGCACCGGCCGCCGCGCACTACGACGTCCGCTCCCCCGCGATGCCGCGCGCCGGTTTCGTGCTCACGAGCGCCGACGCCCCGGCGAACGGCCGCCTAACGGAACGCGAGGTCGCCAACACCTTCGGCTGCAGCGGGCAGAACGTCTCGCCCGCGCTGTCGTGGACGGGCGCGCCCGCCGGCACCAAGAGCTTCGCCGTCACCGTCTACGACCCCGACGCGCCCACCGGCAGCGGGTTCTGGCACTGGCTCGTCTACAACCTGCCCGCGACGACGACGTCGCTCCCCGCAGGTGCCGGCAGCCAGGGCGGCACGCTGCCCGCGGGCGCCGTGCAGGCCACCACCGACTACGGCGCGCCGGGCTACGGCGGCCCCTGCCCGCCGAAGGGCGACGGCCCGCACCGCTACATCTTCACCGTGCACGCGCTCAAGGTCGACCGCCTCGACCTCCCCGCGACGGGCACCGCCGCGGTCGTCGGCTTCAACCTGCACGCGAACGCCCTCGCCACGGCGAGCTTCACGGCCCGCTACGCGCGGTGA
- a CDS encoding membrane protein has translation MHVTYVGHATLLLEFGGATVLTDPNFDAALGPVALGARLRRVAPPGVALDALPPLDAVLVTHAHVDHLSLDSLRGIDAGADARGAPRPPVLAPPTVARWLRTEGFATVEALAPGEVWHVGAPDGAGPGVHVGPLAGPLAVHTAAAAHVGARWGAVDRVRGRTAAQHYLLDAGAGGTAFFASDTGLAPGTHRLTHETLGARPLDVALLPIGRAPAWKRARFRAGHLTAGDALELFTRLGARWMVPHHWGTFNHVTSDAYGAIDELRGLVAEHPLGGRVRVVGIGERFEVPRAGR, from the coding sequence GTGCACGTCACCTACGTCGGCCACGCGACGCTGCTCCTCGAGTTCGGCGGCGCGACGGTCCTCACCGACCCCAACTTCGACGCGGCGTTAGGCCCCGTCGCGCTCGGCGCGCGGCTGCGCCGCGTCGCCCCGCCGGGGGTCGCGCTCGACGCGCTGCCGCCGCTCGACGCGGTGCTCGTCACGCACGCGCACGTCGACCACCTCTCGCTCGACTCGCTGCGCGGGATCGACGCGGGGGCGGACGCGCGCGGGGCGCCGCGGCCGCCGGTGCTCGCGCCGCCGACGGTCGCGCGCTGGCTGCGCACGGAGGGCTTCGCGACGGTCGAGGCGCTCGCGCCGGGCGAGGTGTGGCACGTCGGTGCGCCGGACGGCGCGGGTCCGGGCGTCCACGTGGGCCCGCTCGCGGGTCCGCTCGCGGTGCACACCGCCGCGGCGGCGCACGTGGGCGCGCGGTGGGGCGCGGTGGACCGGGTGCGCGGGCGGACGGCGGCGCAGCACTACCTGCTCGACGCCGGCGCGGGAGGGACGGCGTTCTTCGCGAGCGACACCGGCCTCGCGCCCGGCACCCACCGCCTCACGCACGAGACGCTCGGCGCGCGCCCGCTCGACGTCGCGCTCCTCCCGATCGGCCGCGCGCCGGCGTGGAAGCGGGCGCGCTTCCGCGCGGGCCACCTCACCGCGGGCGACGCGCTCGAACTGTTCACGCGACTCGGCGCGCGGTGGATGGTGCCGCACCACTGGGGGACGTTCAACCACGTGACGTCGGACGCGTACGGCGCGATCGACGAGCTGCGGGGGCTGGTGGCCGAGCATCCGTTGGGGGGGCGGGTGCGGGTAGTGGGGATTGGGGAGCGATTTGAAGTGCCGAGGGCGGGGCGGTAG
- a CDS encoding glycosyl transferase family 1, with product MTLTVVSVAYALAVVRPDTAGGAEQVLAALDRALVDAGHRSIVVALEGSCTAGTLVPVRAPYGTLDNWVRAAQHRRMRVVLAAELDRLERAGTPADVVHMHGLDFYDVLPPAGVPVLATLHLPPDWYPSDIWALGGRDGWRPDTYLHCVSEAQQRRCPAGAALLPPIPNGVPVPDHPPAALPRDYALCLGRICPEKGYHLAVDAAARAGVPLVIAGQLFPYETHQQYWAEELAPRVGRGRARFVGPVAGAAKARLLAGARCLVVPSLAEETSSLVAMEAAAAGTPVVAFRRGALPEIVVDGRTGYLCDDAAALAAGIARAGAIDRGACWAEARARFDERQMGARYLARYVALAAAARATAAVPAGAPAGAAARMAH from the coding sequence ATGACCCTGACCGTCGTCTCGGTCGCGTACGCGCTCGCGGTGGTGCGCCCCGACACGGCGGGCGGGGCCGAGCAGGTGCTCGCCGCGCTCGACCGCGCGCTCGTCGACGCGGGGCACCGGTCGATCGTCGTCGCGCTCGAAGGCTCGTGCACCGCGGGGACGCTCGTCCCCGTGCGCGCGCCGTACGGCACGCTCGACAACTGGGTGCGCGCCGCGCAGCACCGCCGCATGCGCGTCGTCCTCGCCGCGGAGCTCGACCGGCTCGAGCGCGCGGGCACGCCCGCCGACGTCGTGCACATGCACGGGCTCGACTTCTACGACGTCCTCCCACCCGCGGGGGTGCCGGTGCTCGCCACCCTGCACCTCCCGCCGGACTGGTATCCGTCCGACATCTGGGCGCTGGGCGGCCGCGACGGCTGGCGCCCCGACACGTACCTCCACTGCGTATCCGAGGCGCAGCAGCGCCGCTGCCCCGCGGGGGCCGCCCTGCTCCCGCCGATCCCGAACGGCGTTCCCGTCCCCGACCACCCGCCCGCCGCGCTCCCGCGCGACTACGCCCTCTGCCTCGGCCGCATCTGCCCCGAGAAGGGCTACCACCTCGCCGTCGACGCGGCCGCGCGCGCCGGAGTGCCGCTCGTCATCGCCGGGCAGCTCTTTCCGTACGAGACGCACCAGCAGTACTGGGCGGAGGAACTCGCGCCGCGCGTCGGGCGCGGGCGGGCGCGCTTCGTCGGCCCGGTAGCGGGCGCGGCCAAGGCACGCCTCCTCGCCGGCGCGCGCTGCCTCGTCGTGCCGAGCTTGGCGGAGGAGACGAGTTCGCTCGTCGCGATGGAGGCGGCCGCGGCGGGGACGCCGGTCGTCGCCTTCCGCCGCGGCGCGCTCCCCGAAATCGTTGTCGACGGCCGTACCGGCTACCTGTGCGACGACGCGGCCGCCCTCGCCGCCGGGATCGCGCGTGCGGGCGCCATCGATCGGGGCGCGTGTTGGGCCGAGGCGCGGGCGCGGTTCGACGAGCGGCAGATGGGCGCGCGGTACCTGGCGCGGTACGTGGCGCTCGCGGCAGCAGCGCGCGCTACCGCGGCCGTACCCGCGGGCGCGCCGGCCGGCGCCGCGGCACGAATGGCGCACTAA
- a CDS encoding ABC transporter ATP-binding protein, translating to MLRLTAARVALPDGRDADQYPFDVAAVRALATLPAGLAFDRPVTCFVGENGSGKSTLLEGLAVAAGLPAVGSEDLPRDPTLAPARALARRLKLTWTMKADRGFFLRAEDFFGFAKRLARERAEMEQELKELEAEYTAKDRSPYALGLAQGPLRGSLGEMTRRYGRDLDARSHGESFLTLFHARLVPDGLFLLDEPESALSPQRQLGLLAMMKEYVGRGAQFVVATHAPILLAYPGARLYSFDEHPPRATDFDELEHVRLTRDFLAAPERFLRHL from the coding sequence GTGCTCCGTCTCACCGCCGCCCGCGTCGCACTCCCCGACGGCCGCGACGCCGACCAGTACCCGTTCGACGTGGCCGCCGTGCGCGCGCTCGCCACGCTGCCCGCGGGGCTCGCCTTCGACCGCCCCGTCACCTGCTTCGTCGGCGAGAACGGCTCGGGCAAGAGCACGCTGCTGGAGGGGCTCGCCGTCGCCGCCGGGCTGCCCGCGGTCGGCAGCGAGGACCTGCCGCGCGACCCGACGCTCGCGCCCGCCCGCGCGCTCGCCCGCCGGCTGAAGCTGACGTGGACCATGAAGGCCGACCGCGGCTTCTTTCTGCGCGCGGAGGACTTCTTCGGCTTCGCCAAGCGCCTCGCCCGGGAGCGGGCCGAGATGGAGCAGGAGCTGAAGGAGCTGGAGGCGGAATACACGGCGAAGGACAGGTCGCCGTACGCGCTCGGGCTCGCGCAGGGGCCGCTCCGCGGCTCGTTAGGCGAGATGACCCGGCGCTACGGCCGCGACCTCGACGCGCGCTCCCACGGCGAGAGCTTCCTCACCCTTTTTCACGCGCGCCTCGTCCCCGACGGGCTGTTTCTGCTCGACGAGCCCGAGTCCGCCCTCTCGCCGCAGCGGCAGCTCGGACTGTTGGCGATGATGAAGGAGTACGTCGGCCGCGGCGCGCAGTTCGTCGTTGCGACGCACGCGCCCATCCTGCTCGCCTATCCCGGCGCGCGGCTCTACAGCTTCGACGAGCACCCGCCGCGCGCCACGGACTTCGACGAGCTGGAGCACGTCCGCCTGACGCGGGACTTTCTCGCCGCGCCTGAACGGTTCTTGCGACATCTTTGA
- the rpmH gene encoding 50S ribosomal protein L34, which yields MGKPTYRPRNKRRARTHGFRARMADKWGREVLSRRRKKGRKRLTVQIPTKYTAGA from the coding sequence ATGGGCAAGCCCACCTATCGCCCCCGCAACAAGCGCCGCGCGCGCACGCACGGCTTCCGCGCGCGCATGGCGGACAAGTGGGGGCGCGAAGTGCTGAGCCGCCGCCGCAAGAAGGGGCGCAAGCGTCTCACCGTTCAGATCCCGACCAAGTACACGGCGGGCGCCTGA
- a CDS encoding RNA polymerase sigma factor codes for MATPAPTSDVLAGATHRAVEAVWRVEAARLIARLARLTGDVALAEDLAQDALVLALERWPEAGVPDNAGAWLMAAARRRAIDHLRRRPMLDRTHAQLGTEQDARADEAAAALDAALDDPGGDERLGLMLMTCHPVLARESRVALTLRLVGGLTTDEIARASLTAEPTVAQRIVRAKRTLVAAGVRFEVPRGAELRERLASVLEVLYLVFNEGYTATAGDSWARPQLCEEALRLGRVVAGLAPDDAEAHGLVALMELQASRLRARVGPAGEPVLLLDQNRGRWDHLLIGRGLAALARAEALARAAGDLLGAYALQAAIAACHARARTAAETDWERIAALYDALAESVPSPVVALNRAVAVATAYGPAAGLVLVDALAAEAAAGGPLRGYHLLPSVRGDLLERLGRLEEAGAEFMRAAALTRNAREQTLLRTRAAAVASSA; via the coding sequence GTGGCGACACCCGCGCCGACGTCCGACGTGCTGGCGGGCGCCACGCACCGCGCCGTCGAGGCGGTGTGGCGCGTGGAGGCGGCGCGGCTCATCGCCAGGCTCGCCCGGCTCACGGGCGACGTCGCGCTCGCCGAGGACCTGGCGCAGGACGCCCTGGTGCTCGCCCTGGAGCGGTGGCCCGAAGCCGGCGTCCCGGATAACGCGGGCGCGTGGCTCATGGCCGCCGCCAGGCGCCGGGCAATCGACCACCTGCGCCGACGCCCCATGCTCGACCGCACGCACGCGCAACTCGGCACCGAACAGGACGCGCGAGCCGATGAGGCGGCGGCCGCGCTCGACGCCGCGCTCGACGACCCGGGCGGCGACGAGCGGCTCGGGCTCATGCTGATGACCTGCCACCCGGTGCTCGCGCGCGAGTCGCGGGTGGCGCTCACGCTCCGGCTCGTGGGCGGGCTCACGACCGACGAGATCGCACGCGCCTCTCTCACGGCGGAGCCGACCGTCGCGCAGCGGATCGTGCGCGCCAAGCGCACGCTCGTTGCGGCCGGGGTCCGGTTCGAGGTGCCGCGCGGGGCCGAGCTCAGGGAGCGGCTCGCCTCGGTGCTCGAGGTGCTCTACCTCGTGTTCAACGAGGGCTACACCGCGACGGCCGGCGACAGCTGGGCGCGCCCCCAACTCTGCGAGGAAGCGCTGCGGCTCGGGCGCGTGGTGGCAGGGCTCGCGCCTGACGACGCGGAGGCGCACGGCCTCGTGGCACTCATGGAGCTGCAGGCGTCGCGGCTCCGGGCGCGGGTCGGGCCGGCGGGGGAGCCGGTGCTCCTGCTGGACCAGAACCGCGGACGGTGGGACCACCTGCTCATCGGCCGGGGACTCGCGGCGCTCGCGCGGGCGGAGGCGCTCGCGCGGGCAGCGGGCGACCTGCTCGGCGCGTACGCGCTGCAGGCCGCCATCGCCGCGTGCCACGCGCGGGCGCGCACGGCGGCCGAGACCGACTGGGAGCGCATCGCGGCGCTCTACGACGCACTGGCAGAGTCGGTCCCGTCGCCGGTGGTGGCGCTCAACCGCGCGGTCGCGGTCGCGACGGCGTACGGGCCGGCCGCGGGGCTCGTGCTGGTCGACGCGCTCGCGGCGGAGGCGGCCGCGGGCGGGCCGCTCCGGGGCTATCACCTGCTGCCGAGCGTGCGCGGCGACCTGCTCGAACGGCTCGGCCGGTTGGAGGAGGCGGGGGCGGAGTTCATGCGCGCGGCGGCGCTCACCCGCAACGCCCGCGAGCAGACGCTGCTTCGGACACGCGCGGCGGCGGTGGCGTCATCTGCTTGA
- the upp gene encoding uracil phosphoribosyltransferase gives MNTTAAEAAAGAAEFPSLVLVRHPLVRHKLTLLRDRRTSTKIFKELVDEIATLMAYEATRDLPLEPAPVETPLELMTGEAVSGKKLTLVPILRAGLGMVEGVLRLVPAARVGHVGLYRDHRTLEPVDYYFKVPGDASEREFFVLDPMLATGGSAASAVTSLKRAGARRIKFLCLVAAPEGVRRLAAAHPDVTVYAAALDRELNEQGYILPGLGDAGDRLFGTR, from the coding sequence ATGAACACGACCGCCGCCGAGGCCGCCGCGGGCGCGGCCGAGTTCCCGTCGCTCGTGCTCGTGCGGCACCCGCTCGTGCGGCACAAGCTGACGCTCCTGCGCGACCGCCGCACGTCGACCAAGATCTTCAAGGAGCTCGTCGACGAGATCGCGACGTTGATGGCGTACGAGGCGACGCGCGACCTGCCGCTCGAGCCGGCGCCGGTCGAGACGCCGCTGGAGTTGATGACCGGCGAGGCGGTGAGCGGGAAGAAGCTGACGCTCGTGCCGATCCTGCGCGCCGGGCTCGGCATGGTCGAGGGGGTGCTGCGGCTCGTGCCCGCGGCCCGCGTGGGGCACGTCGGGCTGTACCGCGACCACCGCACGCTCGAGCCGGTGGACTACTACTTCAAGGTGCCGGGCGACGCGTCGGAGCGGGAGTTCTTCGTGCTCGACCCGATGCTCGCCACGGGCGGGAGTGCGGCGAGCGCGGTCACGTCGCTCAAGCGGGCGGGGGCGAGGCGGATCAAGTTCCTCTGCCTGGTGGCGGCGCCCGAGGGGGTGCGGCGGCTCGCGGCCGCGCACCCGGACGTGACGGTCTACGCGGCGGCGTTAGACCGGGAGCTGAACGAGCAGGGGTACATCCTGCCCGGGCTCGGGGACGCGGGGGACCGGCTGTTCGGGACGCGGTAG
- a CDS encoding amino acid permease, whose translation MPTAFTRAKHLVFGRPLPSDRLEHERLNKRTALAVLSSDAISSVAYATDQILFVLGGAIGAAAVAYVVPISAVIVGLLVLVGLSYRQTVFAYPGGGGSYTVAKENLGTGAGLVAAAALLTDYILTVAVSISGGVAAITSAYPALLPHTVGICLASILLLGVVNLRGVRESGAAFSVPTYVFIAAMCLLIGTGLYRLATGHELAPLAAPLKVDPTTARHTLSPVTGLALGYLLLRGFAEGCAAMTGTEAISNGVMAFKHPAQKNASVTLSWMVAILAAFFLGVSFLARHYAVMPTTDETVLSILGRHVFGGGPLYYLLQYSTFAVLVLAANTAFADFPRLGSILAHDRYLPRQLAARGDRLAFSNGIVTLAAIAALLVWLFKGNTNALVPLYALGVFLCFTLSQAGMVVHWRTTKEPGWRWRAALNGVGAAATGVVTVIQVVTKFEAGGWIVVVLVPLIIWMLVGIHRHYETFSREVAFTGQAPIMFLHHTVVVPVGAITKASAGAFVYATAISEDVRAAYIEVDPDATERFRELWATWDIGVDLVVLPSPFRSVLRPLVDYVNGLLQAGQTDLITVVVPEVVPHRWWEHLLHNKTALYIRTAFLFRPNVVVTSVPYLLGHAGRLRDVLERDEDLDAPVVEAPAAAVS comes from the coding sequence ATGCCTACCGCGTTCACCCGCGCCAAACACCTCGTCTTCGGCCGCCCGCTGCCGAGTGACCGGCTGGAGCACGAGCGGCTGAACAAGCGCACCGCGCTCGCCGTCCTCTCGTCCGACGCGATCTCCTCGGTTGCCTACGCCACCGACCAGATCCTCTTCGTGTTGGGCGGCGCGATCGGTGCGGCCGCCGTCGCCTACGTCGTCCCGATCTCGGCCGTCATCGTCGGCCTGCTCGTCCTCGTCGGGCTCTCGTACCGGCAGACGGTGTTCGCCTATCCCGGCGGCGGCGGCTCGTACACGGTCGCCAAGGAGAACCTCGGCACCGGCGCCGGCCTCGTCGCCGCGGCCGCGCTCCTCACCGACTACATCCTCACCGTCGCCGTGAGCATCTCCGGCGGCGTCGCGGCAATCACCTCCGCGTACCCCGCGCTGCTGCCGCACACCGTCGGCATCTGCCTCGCGAGCATCCTGCTGTTAGGCGTCGTCAACCTGCGCGGCGTGCGCGAGAGCGGCGCGGCGTTCTCGGTGCCGACCTACGTGTTCATCGCGGCGATGTGCCTGCTCATCGGCACCGGGCTGTACCGCCTCGCGACGGGGCACGAGCTCGCCCCGCTCGCCGCGCCGCTCAAGGTCGACCCGACGACCGCGCGCCACACGCTCAGCCCCGTCACCGGCCTCGCGCTGGGCTACCTGCTGCTGCGCGGGTTCGCCGAGGGGTGCGCGGCGATGACCGGGACGGAGGCGATCTCGAACGGCGTGATGGCGTTCAAGCACCCCGCCCAGAAGAACGCCTCGGTCACCCTCTCGTGGATGGTCGCCATCCTCGCCGCGTTCTTCTTGGGCGTCAGCTTCCTCGCGCGGCACTACGCCGTGATGCCCACCACCGACGAGACGGTGCTCTCGATCCTCGGCCGCCACGTCTTCGGCGGCGGGCCGCTCTACTACCTGCTGCAGTACAGCACCTTCGCCGTCCTCGTGCTCGCGGCCAACACCGCGTTCGCCGACTTCCCGCGCCTCGGCTCCATCCTCGCGCACGACCGCTACCTGCCGCGCCAGCTCGCCGCCCGCGGCGACCGCCTCGCCTTCTCCAACGGCATCGTCACCCTCGCCGCGATCGCCGCGCTGCTCGTCTGGCTCTTCAAGGGCAACACGAACGCGCTCGTCCCCCTCTACGCGTTAGGCGTGTTCCTCTGCTTCACGCTCTCGCAGGCGGGCATGGTCGTGCACTGGCGCACGACGAAGGAGCCCGGCTGGCGGTGGCGCGCCGCCCTCAACGGGGTCGGCGCCGCCGCGACGGGGGTCGTCACCGTCATCCAGGTCGTCACCAAGTTCGAGGCCGGCGGGTGGATCGTCGTCGTCCTCGTCCCGCTCATCATCTGGATGCTCGTCGGCATCCACCGGCACTACGAGACCTTCTCGCGCGAGGTCGCCTTCACGGGGCAGGCGCCGATCATGTTCCTGCACCACACGGTCGTCGTCCCCGTCGGCGCGATCACCAAGGCCTCCGCGGGCGCCTTCGTCTACGCCACCGCCATTTCCGAGGACGTGCGCGCCGCCTACATCGAGGTCGACCCCGACGCCACCGAGCGCTTCCGCGAGCTGTGGGCGACGTGGGACATCGGCGTCGACCTCGTCGTGCTCCCCTCGCCGTTCCGCTCCGTCCTCCGCCCGCTCGTCGACTACGTGAACGGGCTCCTGCAGGCGGGGCAGACGGACCTCATCACCGTCGTCGTCCCCGAGGTGGTGCCGCACCGCTGGTGGGAGCACCTGCTGCACAACAAGACCGCGCTCTACATCCGCACCGCGTTCCTCTTCCGGCCGAACGTCGTCGTGACGAGCGTGCCGTACCTGCTGGGCCACGCGGGGCGGCTCCGCGACGTGCTGGAACGCGACGAGGACCTCGACGCGCCGGTCGTCGAGGCCCCCGCCGCGGCGGTCAGCTGA
- a CDS encoding hypothetical protein (frameshifted, insertion at around 1325781), with the protein MPLRRAPRLLPAALLGAASFLAVDGRCASGAVAPATPPADTATVRRAADLVRRARDAERAAATGGTRGPNPAVGNGPNAAPATAAPLPLDPVLADSARRTYLAAATLVPAAADWLRLRAAGVTRDREDRAALLRTLTTPAARERAPLTDALARARGGDLSGAANALDSLGRPAQALSLRLWAATDPSARVAVRTALLGLLHASTAGPATPPDNGPGLGVAESSRERARTAALVLDSAFATDPVVALAPAERLSAARVLADARDPGTLRRAAAGFASARASLGATAPDDVRAEAGVLARLGRWRDAAAAYARAPGPAAAYERARALLRAGDLAAARAALRALTDAAPRDGALRDTAAANAGASAGLLLAELAADDGDDAAARLAYERVAREQPGTRSARPALFRAGLLALTANDARGAAADLDDAARPGAPAPVAGDSARGPSGFADSARDENAALTTAGTYWAGRAWAAAGDAAAARARWAQVLARDPSSYYAWLAARRLGRPWRLPEPAADASPPAVDPAAEAAADRAALLERLGLTPEAGYERDYLIRSASGAPERMLAVAHALARGPRPGPGIRLAARAVERGAPRTAAVWQLLDPLLYADALCRSAAAVGVDPALAAGVIRQESNFTADAVSPVGARGLMQLMPDVGRALWRGEGAAAWTPDLLFVPDVNLALGMRHLAAGLRGYPDPAYALAAYNAGGARVARWRRQPGADDAELFVERIPFAETRDYVRIVLRNRELYRALYRL; encoded by the coding sequence ATGCCCCTCCGCCGCGCCCCTCGCCTCCTCCCCGCCGCCCTGCTCGGCGCCGCCAGCTTCCTCGCCGTCGACGGGCGGTGCGCGAGCGGAGCCGTCGCACCCGCGACCCCGCCCGCCGACACGGCGACGGTGCGGCGTGCCGCAGACCTCGTCCGCCGCGCCCGGGACGCCGAACGGGCGGCGGCGACCGGCGGCACGCGCGGGCCCAATCCGGCCGTCGGGAACGGACCGAACGCGGCGCCCGCCACCGCCGCGCCGCTCCCGCTCGACCCCGTCCTCGCCGACTCGGCGCGCCGCACGTATCTCGCCGCGGCCACGCTCGTTCCCGCGGCCGCCGACTGGCTGCGACTGCGCGCCGCAGGCGTCACGCGCGACCGGGAGGATCGCGCCGCGCTGCTCCGCACACTCACCACCCCCGCCGCCCGCGAGCGCGCGCCGCTCACCGACGCCCTCGCCCGGGCGCGGGGCGGCGACCTGTCGGGGGCCGCGAACGCGCTCGATTCGCTCGGGCGCCCCGCGCAGGCCCTCTCGCTCCGCTTGTGGGCCGCGACCGACCCCAGCGCGCGCGTTGCCGTCCGCACGGCACTGCTCGGCCTCCTCCACGCCTCGACCGCGGGACCCGCGACGCCGCCCGATAACGGGCCCGGGCTCGGCGTGGCCGAATCTTCCCGCGAGCGCGCTCGCACGGCGGCGCTGGTGCTCGACAGTGCGTTCGCGACCGACCCCGTCGTCGCGCTCGCGCCCGCGGAGCGGCTGAGCGCGGCGCGGGTGCTGGCCGACGCCCGCGACCCGGGCACGCTGCGCCGCGCGGCCGCCGGGTTCGCATCGGCCCGGGCGTCGCTCGGCGCGACTGCGCCCGACGATGTCCGCGCGGAGGCCGGCGTGTTGGCCCGGCTCGGCCGCTGGCGCGACGCGGCGGCCGCCTACGCCCGCGCGCCCGGCCCCGCCGCCGCGTACGAACGCGCGCGCGCCCTCCTCCGCGCCGGCGACCTGGCCGCCGCCCGCGCCGCCCTCCGCGCGCTCACCGACGCCGCGCCCCGCGACGGGGCGCTTCGCGATACGGCCGCCGCGAACGCCGGCGCGAGCGCGGGCCTGCTCCTGGCTGAGCTAGCCGCCGACGACGGGGACGATGCGGCTGCCCGCCTGGCCTACGAGCGCGTGGCGCGCGAGCAGCCCGGGACGCGCTCGGCGCGTCCGGCCCTCTTCCGTGCGGGTCTGCTCGCGCTCACCGCAAACGACGCCCGCGGCGCCGCGGCCGACCTCGACGACGCCGCGCGTCCGGGTGCGCCGGCGCCCGTGGCCGGCGACAGCGCGCGCGGGCCGAGCGGGTTCGCCGATAGCGCGCGGGACGAGAACGCCGCGCTGACGACCGCGGGCACCTACTGGGCGGGGCGGGCGTGGGCGGCCGCGGGCGACGCTGCGGCGGCCCGCGCGCGCTGGGCGCAGGTACTCGCCCGCGACCCGTCGTCGTACTACGCCTGGCTCGCCGCCCGGCGGCTCGGGCGCCCGTGGCGGCTCCCCGAACCGGCGGCGGACGCCTCCCCGCCCGCCGTCGACCCGGCCGCCGAGGCCGCGGCCGACCGCGCCGCCCTGCTCGAGCGCCTGGGCCTCACGCCCGAAGCCGGCTACGAGCGCGACTACCTCATCCGCTCCGCCAGCGGCGCGCCCGAGCGCATGCTCGCCGTCGCCCACGCGCTCGCGCGCGGCCCGCGCCCGGGGCCCGGGATCCGACTCGCCGCGCGCGCCGTGGAGCGCGGCGCCCCGCGCACCGCGGCCGTGTGGCAGCTCCTCGACCCGCTCCTCTACGCCGACGCGCTCTGCCGCTCCGCGGCGGCCGTCGGCGTCGACCCCGCGCTCGCCGCCGGCGTGATCCGCCAGGAGTCCAACTTCACCGCCGACGCCGTGTCGCCGGTCGGCGCGCGCGGCCTCATGCAACTCATGCCCGACGTCGGGCGCGCGCTTTGGCGCGGCGAGGGCGCTGCCGCGTGGACGCCCGACCTCCTCTTCGTCCCCGACGTCAACCTCGCGCTCGGCATGCGCCACCTCGCGGCGGGGCTCCGGGGCTACCCCGACCCGGCGTACGCGCTCGCCGCGTACAACGCCGGCGGGGCGCGCGTCGCCCGCTGGCGGCGGCAGCCCGGCGCCGACGACGCCGAGCTCTTCGTCGAGCGCATCCCGTTCGCCGAAACCCGCGACTACGTCCGGATCGTATTGCGCAACCGGGAGCTCTACCGCGCGCTCTACCGGTTGTAG
- a CDS encoding carbohydrate deacetylase has protein sequence MRLPALSTLATATLYALLAGGTLSAQTAPRPAAGATPPPAPTLAARLGYPADAKLLILHGDDLGVAHAVDTASLDALERGVLSSASVMMPTPWVTEVAAWARAHPDHDLGLHLTLTSEWESYRWGPLAPAAAVPTLLDSTGTLARDTPPVSQHAAPDQVERELRAQVERALALGLRPTHLDSHMGALFTTPALFATLVRVARAYHLPFLTARGVARSLPPDVHPDRDVVLDTVVTADAELPPERWKAFYLDAIRNLKPGLTEMIVHLGRDDAELQAITVHHPSWGAAWRQRDDDVLRSPEFRQALKDNGVVLVRWKDLQRAVAGAS, from the coding sequence ATGCGGTTGCCCGCTCTGTCCACGCTCGCAACGGCCACCTTGTACGCCCTCCTGGCCGGAGGCACGCTCTCCGCCCAGACGGCCCCACGCCCCGCGGCGGGTGCGACGCCGCCGCCCGCGCCCACCCTCGCCGCGCGCCTCGGCTACCCCGCCGACGCCAAGCTCCTCATCCTCCACGGCGACGATCTCGGCGTCGCGCACGCCGTCGACACGGCGAGCCTCGACGCGCTCGAGCGCGGCGTCCTCTCGTCGGCGAGCGTGATGATGCCTACGCCGTGGGTGACCGAGGTCGCCGCGTGGGCGCGCGCGCACCCGGACCACGACCTCGGCCTCCACCTCACCCTGACGAGCGAGTGGGAGTCGTACCGCTGGGGCCCGCTCGCCCCGGCGGCCGCGGTACCCACCCTGCTCGACTCGACCGGCACCCTCGCGCGCGACACGCCGCCCGTGTCCCAACACGCCGCGCCCGACCAGGTCGAGCGCGAGCTGCGCGCCCAGGTCGAGCGCGCCCTCGCCCTCGGCCTCCGCCCGACGCACCTCGACAGCCACATGGGCGCCCTCTTTACCACGCCCGCGCTCTTCGCCACCCTGGTCCGCGTCGCGCGCGCCTACCACCTGCCCTTCCTCACCGCACGGGGCGTCGCCCGGAGTCTGCCCCCCGACGTGCACCCGGACCGCGACGTGGTGCTCGACACGGTGGTTACCGCTGACGCCGAGTTGCCGCCCGAGCGGTGGAAGGCGTTCTACCTCGACGCGATCCGCAATCTGAAGCCGGGCCTCACCGAGATGATCGTCCACCTCGGCCGCGACGACGCCGAACTGCAGGCCATCACGGTGCACCACCCGTCGTGGGGCGCCGCGTGGCGCCAGCGCGACGACGACGTCCTGCGGAGTCCCGAGTTCCGGCAGGCGCTCAAGGACAACGGCGTCGTGCTCGTGCGGTGGAAGGACCTGCAGCGGGCCGTCGCCGGGGCGTCATAG